One Alkaliphilus sp. B6464 genomic window carries:
- a CDS encoding ABC transporter ATP-binding protein — MDSNILMKAENVSKLYQMGEVTVAAAKNVDLNIYKGEFVVILGPSGSGKSTLLNILGGMDLPTDGQVFMEGEDITSYNDKKLTAYRREKIGFVFQFYNLMASLTARENVELATEICKDALNIDEVLEAVGLEDRKDHFPAQMSGGEQQRVAIARAVAKNPALLLCDEPTGALDFETGIKILTLLKEINKKYNKTVVIITHNVPIGEMADRVIKMRSGEIIEDKINDSPISPERIEW, encoded by the coding sequence ATGGATAGTAATATTTTGATGAAGGCAGAGAATGTTAGCAAACTTTATCAGATGGGAGAAGTAACAGTAGCGGCTGCAAAAAATGTAGATCTGAACATATATAAAGGAGAGTTTGTAGTAATATTAGGACCCAGTGGTTCTGGTAAAAGTACACTTTTGAATATTTTAGGAGGGATGGACTTACCTACAGACGGACAGGTCTTTATGGAAGGTGAGGATATTACCAGCTATAACGACAAGAAGTTGACAGCTTATCGGAGAGAAAAAATTGGTTTTGTATTTCAGTTTTATAATCTAATGGCAAGCTTAACTGCAAGGGAAAATGTAGAGCTAGCTACTGAAATTTGTAAAGATGCTCTAAATATCGATGAGGTATTAGAAGCTGTAGGGTTAGAAGACAGAAAAGATCATTTTCCCGCACAAATGAGTGGAGGAGAGCAACAGAGGGTGGCTATTGCTAGGGCAGTGGCTAAGAATCCTGCTTTGTTACTTTGTGATGAGCCTACAGGAGCTCTTGATTTTGAGACAGGAATAAAGATTTTAACTCTGTTAAAAGAGATTAACAAAAAATATAACAAAACTGTTGTAATTATTACTCATAATGTACCTATAGGAGAGATGGCAGACAGAGTAATTAAAATGCGAAGTGGAGAAATTATTGAAGATAAAATAAATGATAGTCCAATCAGCCCTGAAAGGATTGAATGGTGA
- a CDS encoding TetR/AcrR family transcriptional regulator → MITQSETKYNRLMEKAEELFIELGYKSVSMDQIAEAAGISKMTIYKYFSSKEELFLNILQSIGDRSFIYIEDQMKKIDGTIEKIDFLLHFNIEYSKQFSLTFYKDIMDNPYIIDRLMKEKKRMSKIIFEDIIRNGVERGEIREVDEAFMANMLITLIDSISKNFFEKITCRKELEDFTEKFYDFLKYGLLGGKGAK, encoded by the coding sequence ATGATTACCCAAAGTGAAACAAAATATAATAGATTGATGGAGAAAGCAGAGGAGCTATTTATTGAGCTAGGATATAAATCAGTTTCTATGGATCAAATTGCAGAAGCTGCTGGAATAAGTAAGATGACAATATATAAATATTTTTCTTCTAAGGAGGAGCTTTTTTTAAATATTTTACAATCAATTGGAGATAGATCATTTATATATATAGAAGATCAAATGAAAAAAATAGATGGAACTATAGAAAAAATAGATTTTTTATTACATTTTAATATAGAATATTCAAAGCAATTTTCACTCACTTTTTATAAGGACATTATGGATAATCCATACATTATAGATAGGCTAATGAAAGAAAAAAAGAGAATGAGCAAAATCATATTTGAAGATATTATAAGAAATGGTGTTGAGAGAGGAGAGATTAGGGAGGTAGATGAGGCTTTTATGGCCAATATGCTAATTACATTAATTGATAGTATTAGTAAGAATTTTTTTGAGAAAATAACATGCAGAAAGGAATTAGAGGACTTTACAGAAAAATTTTATGATTTTCTAAAATATGGCCTTCTAGGGGGAAAAGGGGCGAAATAG
- a CDS encoding ABC transporter permease — protein sequence MKKLDVRLLRSIKNSKGQFISISVIIVLALTIYVSFNMVADNLNNSILYYYDTTNFGHIFVEVSKIPKAAIERLHTIEGVEMAQGRISADVPLRVEDPKEKVMVRVVSLPKEENLINDLYVIEGDDLKDGLRSTLVLQQFFDARGMQLEDTITPYIGGTEYPLSVIGVVGSPEYIYLMENEQTLLPAPEKFGVIYVTEEFAQSALGYQGSYNEVLIKIEDRYINKIDSIVDEIEDELDRYGVRRTVRREDQLSHSMMMQEVESLDTMSTSITLLFLIVAAVIINIMLSRIVRNDRMYIGVMKALGYSNFSILGHYTKYSILIGLVGSIIGIILSIPLSSVLTSLYIIYMNIPMLKMEIYYIYFIYGILLTSIFCILSGLIGARSVLKILPADSMKPEAPKVGKRIWLEKVKFIWNKISFSWKMVIRNILRTKRRSVFLVLGIALTYGITMVPVFMTSIWDSLFTLQYGEFQTMDYSIDFASPMNDNAIRELSHIIDVSYIEPKSEIPFELKRGWRKKTASVIGLSRDTKLYNFKSPSGVEIKLPGNGIILSEILAESLEVKIGDKILLKNFMSDREDTSVEVKGIIEQYFGSNAYMDIEMMNDILGEKGMITGALINSEDEVITRLQDVKNIRQIQSVEDMKNSILEFMDMIIYSMGVMMLFGGILGFAIVYNITIISISERTMEFSSLRVMGFDKKEIYKLVSRENGLMTLFGIVLGVPIGYGMCVGIVSAVSTDLFSIPVIIKPSSYIITAVATIIFVTIAQLATIRKIHNLNFIDALKSRVS from the coding sequence ATGAAGAAGTTAGATGTAAGACTATTAAGATCAATAAAAAATTCTAAGGGACAATTTATTTCTATATCTGTAATTATTGTTTTAGCACTAACTATCTATGTCTCTTTTAATATGGTGGCTGATAATCTTAATAATTCAATACTTTATTATTATGATACTACAAATTTTGGACATATTTTTGTAGAAGTTTCTAAAATTCCTAAAGCAGCTATAGAAAGGCTCCATACTATAGAAGGAGTTGAAATGGCCCAGGGCAGAATAAGTGCAGATGTACCTTTAAGAGTAGAAGATCCTAAGGAAAAGGTTATGGTTAGGGTAGTGTCCTTACCAAAGGAAGAGAACCTAATTAATGACTTATATGTAATAGAAGGAGATGATCTAAAAGATGGATTAAGATCCACCCTAGTACTACAACAGTTTTTTGATGCTAGAGGAATGCAGTTGGAAGATACAATTACGCCCTATATTGGAGGAACGGAATATCCATTAAGCGTAATAGGGGTAGTAGGTAGTCCAGAATATATTTATTTAATGGAAAATGAACAGACTTTATTACCTGCACCAGAAAAATTTGGAGTTATATACGTTACGGAAGAATTTGCACAGTCTGCCCTAGGGTATCAAGGTAGTTATAACGAAGTACTGATTAAGATTGAGGATAGGTATATAAATAAAATAGATAGTATAGTAGATGAAATAGAGGATGAATTAGATAGATATGGAGTTAGACGAACTGTTAGAAGAGAAGATCAGCTAAGTCATAGTATGATGATGCAGGAAGTAGAATCCTTAGACACAATGTCTACTTCGATTACGTTATTATTTTTAATAGTCGCAGCGGTAATTATAAATATTATGTTATCTAGGATTGTTAGAAACGATAGAATGTATATAGGGGTAATGAAAGCATTAGGATATAGCAATTTTAGTATATTAGGTCATTACACTAAATATTCTATACTGATTGGGCTAGTAGGTTCTATTATTGGTATTATTTTAAGCATACCTCTTTCAAGTGTGCTTACTAGCTTATATATTATATATATGAATATTCCAATGCTTAAAATGGAGATCTATTATATCTACTTTATTTATGGAATATTATTAACTAGCATATTTTGTATACTATCTGGACTAATAGGAGCACGAAGCGTTTTGAAAATTTTGCCTGCCGATTCCATGAAGCCAGAGGCACCTAAGGTCGGAAAAAGAATTTGGTTAGAAAAAGTTAAATTCATTTGGAATAAAATTTCGTTTAGCTGGAAAATGGTAATTAGAAATATATTAAGAACTAAAAGGCGATCTGTATTTTTAGTTTTAGGGATTGCTTTAACCTATGGTATAACCATGGTACCAGTATTTATGACATCTATATGGGACAGTTTGTTTACACTACAATATGGGGAGTTTCAAACAATGGATTATAGTATAGATTTTGCCAGCCCTATGAATGATAATGCTATAAGAGAACTATCTCATATTATTGATGTAAGCTATATAGAACCAAAGTCAGAGATTCCTTTCGAATTGAAAAGGGGTTGGAGGAAAAAAACAGCCAGTGTTATTGGACTATCAAGGGATACAAAGCTATATAATTTTAAAAGTCCATCTGGAGTAGAAATTAAGTTACCAGGGAATGGAATTATACTTTCAGAAATATTAGCAGAGTCCCTTGAAGTTAAAATAGGAGACAAAATATTACTAAAAAATTTTATGTCAGATAGGGAAGACACATCTGTTGAAGTAAAAGGCATTATTGAGCAATACTTTGGAAGTAATGCATATATGGATATAGAGATGATGAATGATATATTAGGAGAAAAGGGCATGATTACTGGGGCACTAATAAACTCTGAGGATGAGGTAATAACGAGACTTCAGGATGTAAAGAATATAAGACAAATACAATCTGTTGAAGATATGAAAAATAGCATTTTAGAGTTTATGGATATGATTATATACTCTATGGGTGTAATGATGTTGTTTGGTGGGATTTTAGGATTTGCTATTGTATACAACATAACTATTATTAGTATTAGTGAAAGAACAATGGAGTTTTCATCACTACGGGTTATGGGATTTGATAAAAAGGAGATTTATAAATTAGTTAGCAGAGAAAATGGGTTAATGACGTTATTTGGAATAGTTTTAGGAGTGCCTATAGGCTACGGAATGTGTGTTGGTATTGTATCAGCAGTTTCTACAGATTTATTTAGTATTCCAGTAATAATAAAACCTAGCAGCTACATTATAACAGCCGTTGCTACAATAATTTTTGTTACTATAGCACAGCTTGCAACCATTAGAAAGATTCATAATTTAAATTTTATAGATGCACTTAAAAGTAGAGTATCTTAA
- a CDS encoding copper amine oxidase N-terminal domain-containing protein, giving the protein MLKKKKMIGLLVTTMTLVTAFGFSSYGASATKTLQALYGSSKIIINGKDVTQTIEPFIVDGTTYIPLRVVANTFNKNVDWNPLTSTAYITDDLTQVNEHFQAEILKRDVEIMNLQSKLKQLEKEVESKKDISLSDLEKQLNKNYGKYKDIKFDISLSGSASKVNVKIDVDLYDYDKEWKALSSSKRESYLQDIVDDVLEAYEKADVYGSIKDIDVKKTVLEFTTTSKGVVKIEKESSTSTKTISKLETELDDEYYDYFKNIDLRIKLKGSKNDVTFSIEFDSKQDGSAWDKLSDSEVKKLMSRIYNDIEYELGDVNIDGYVYDTYYKEDLATYSRTSSGTDRFSRY; this is encoded by the coding sequence ATGTTAAAGAAAAAGAAGATGATTGGTTTATTAGTTACGACAATGACTTTAGTAACTGCATTTGGATTTTCTTCATATGGAGCATCAGCTACAAAGACCTTACAAGCTTTGTATGGAAGTAGTAAAATAATAATAAATGGAAAAGATGTTACTCAAACTATAGAGCCTTTTATAGTAGATGGTACTACATATATACCTCTTCGTGTAGTTGCAAATACTTTTAATAAAAATGTAGACTGGAACCCACTAACTTCTACTGCTTATATTACAGATGACCTTACACAAGTTAATGAACATTTTCAAGCTGAAATACTAAAACGAGATGTTGAAATAATGAATTTACAAAGTAAATTGAAGCAATTAGAAAAAGAAGTGGAAAGTAAAAAGGACATTAGCTTAAGTGATTTAGAAAAGCAGTTAAATAAAAATTATGGTAAATATAAGGATATAAAATTTGATATTTCCTTAAGTGGCAGCGCTAGCAAAGTAAATGTAAAAATTGATGTGGATTTATATGATTACGACAAGGAGTGGAAGGCTCTTTCTAGCAGCAAGAGAGAAAGCTATTTACAAGACATTGTAGACGATGTACTAGAAGCTTATGAAAAAGCTGATGTATATGGCAGCATTAAAGATATTGATGTTAAAAAGACTGTATTAGAATTTACTACTACCAGTAAAGGAGTAGTAAAGATAGAAAAAGAATCTAGTACAAGCACTAAGACTATTAGTAAATTAGAAACGGAATTAGATGATGAGTACTATGATTATTTTAAAAATATTGATCTGCGTATAAAGCTAAAAGGTAGTAAAAATGATGTTACTTTTTCTATTGAGTTTGATTCTAAGCAAGATGGTAGTGCTTGGGATAAGCTTTCAGACTCCGAAGTTAAAAAGCTTATGTCACGTATTTATAACGATATTGAATATGAGCTAGGGGATGTAAACATTGATGGTTATGTGTATGATACTTACTATAAGGAAGATTTAGCTACTTACAGCAGAACATCATCAGGAACTGATCGTTTTAGTAGATATTAA
- a CDS encoding ABC transporter ATP-binding protein, protein MGLIEIEDISRTYKDGQVSVKAIKQISIEIADGDFVSIMGPSGSGKSTLMNIIGCLDKPSSGSYKLAGKQVHKLNDSQLATIRNEFMGFVFQQFHLISKLNALENVELPLIYQGVIGKERKKRALEALESVGLGKRAKHMPSQLSGGEQQRVAIARAIVSNPRLILADEPTGALDSKSSKNIMSIFQKLNRERKITIVQVTHERDIGEYGNHIYNIKDGEIDYIEEIKHTEVENNQ, encoded by the coding sequence GTGGGATTAATAGAAATAGAAGATATATCAAGAACCTATAAAGATGGACAAGTTAGTGTTAAAGCTATAAAACAAATAAGTATTGAAATAGCAGATGGAGATTTTGTATCTATTATGGGGCCATCTGGGTCTGGTAAATCTACATTAATGAATATTATCGGTTGTTTAGATAAGCCATCCTCTGGAAGCTATAAGCTTGCAGGGAAACAGGTACATAAACTAAATGATTCTCAGTTGGCAACTATACGAAATGAATTTATGGGTTTTGTTTTTCAACAGTTTCACTTGATATCAAAGCTCAATGCTTTAGAAAACGTAGAATTGCCATTAATTTACCAAGGGGTTATAGGTAAAGAAAGAAAAAAGAGAGCTTTAGAAGCACTGGAATCTGTAGGACTAGGGAAAAGAGCTAAGCATATGCCATCTCAACTTTCGGGAGGGGAGCAACAAAGGGTAGCTATAGCTAGAGCTATTGTTAGTAACCCTAGATTGATTTTAGCCGATGAGCCTACTGGAGCATTAGATTCAAAATCTAGCAAAAATATTATGTCTATATTTCAAAAACTTAACCGAGAAAGAAAAATAACTATTGTTCAAGTAACCCATGAAAGGGATATAGGCGAGTATGGAAATCATATTTACAATATAAAGGATGGAGAGATAGATTACATAGAAGAAATAAAACATACAGAAGTAGAAAACAATCAATAA
- a CDS encoding efflux RND transporter periplasmic adaptor subunit, with product MTKKKKIISIAIIVTIIGVSGFYISTRSRAVDVSTAAVIEGDIAKYVEELGVVKVKDQVNIYAPTAGMVTEVLVDIGDQVKKGDILVKLDGEQLSMQIAELESQRSAILAQYNEAKQPIDNKTIEKLELEIVDIEKRIKTAEETANNKKVLYDAGAVSQEEYQSALRNLEGEKSNLEKAKLDLELMRKPVSENIDVQYKAQLKQLDIQKAELEKSGKNFTITASMDGTILQKEVEKGSYLQPGMHIMRIGNVEELYVESDVLVGDIANVYEGSVVKMSNKNLGILDLEGVVKKIHPNAFSKVSDLGIEQKRIKVDIEIKDTVKNLRPGYDLDIKIITESKENVLLVPENSLFNIDGKDFIFVNENNKARLREVEKGIESQRQVEVIKGLKEGEVVLLSPNENIEEGISIKVE from the coding sequence ATGACAAAGAAAAAGAAAATTATTAGCATAGCTATTATTGTAACTATAATAGGTGTATCAGGATTTTATATAAGTACTAGAAGCAGAGCTGTAGATGTAAGTACAGCAGCTGTAATAGAAGGAGATATAGCAAAGTATGTAGAGGAGTTAGGAGTAGTAAAGGTAAAAGATCAGGTGAATATTTATGCTCCTACAGCGGGTATGGTGACAGAGGTACTGGTAGATATAGGCGATCAAGTAAAAAAAGGAGATATATTGGTTAAGCTAGATGGAGAACAGCTCTCAATGCAAATTGCAGAACTGGAGAGCCAGAGATCGGCTATATTAGCCCAATATAATGAGGCTAAACAACCTATAGATAATAAAACGATAGAAAAGTTAGAATTAGAAATTGTAGATATAGAGAAAAGGATTAAAACAGCAGAAGAAACAGCTAATAATAAAAAGGTACTATACGATGCAGGGGCAGTAAGTCAGGAGGAATACCAGAGTGCCTTAAGAAATCTTGAAGGAGAAAAAAGCAACTTGGAAAAGGCTAAGTTAGATTTGGAGCTTATGAGAAAACCTGTATCAGAAAATATTGATGTTCAATATAAAGCTCAACTAAAGCAACTAGATATACAGAAGGCCGAGTTAGAGAAATCGGGCAAGAATTTTACTATAACTGCTAGTATGGATGGAACAATATTACAGAAGGAAGTAGAGAAAGGGAGTTATCTTCAACCAGGAATGCATATTATGCGGATTGGTAATGTAGAGGAGCTATATGTAGAAAGTGATGTATTGGTAGGAGATATAGCTAATGTTTACGAAGGTTCAGTAGTTAAGATGTCTAATAAAAACTTAGGCATATTGGATCTAGAAGGTGTGGTAAAAAAAATACACCCTAATGCATTCAGTAAAGTATCGGATTTAGGTATCGAGCAAAAGAGAATTAAAGTAGATATTGAAATAAAAGATACTGTAAAAAACCTTAGACCTGGTTATGATTTAGATATTAAGATTATTACTGAGAGCAAAGAAAATGTCCTACTAGTACCTGAGAATTCTCTATTTAATATAGATGGAAAGGACTTTATTTTTGTGAATGAAAATAATAAGGCTAGACTAAGAGAAGTTGAAAAGGGGATAGAAAGTCAAAGACAAGTTGAAGTTATTAAGGGCTTGAAAGAGGGAGAAGTGGTTCTTCTATCTCCTAATGAAAACATAGAAGAAGGTATTAGTATAAAGGTAGAATAG